Genomic segment of Salvia splendens isolate huo1 chromosome 12, SspV2, whole genome shotgun sequence:
GAAAACCCTCTCTATCACGGACAAATCGACGAACACAAACAGAGCAACAAATAGACTTGCAGAATTCAAGGACGCGGGtgtttacgtggttcggctcagacgaacctacgtccacgggagaatcaCAAAACTCTTTATTCCAAAACACGATCAAGAATTACAATACAACAAGATCACACCCTCAAGAACAAGCTACTCTCTCTTCGCATATGAAATCACATCAAAACCGAAGACTATACAAGCTAACTCCTCACAAAGATAATGTGTGTCTCTTACTCTTGCTATTGGTTGATGTTATATGCTGATAACCGCTGCTGAAACGCCTTTTAAAGCAGCCGAGCTCATTCCCAACCAAAATCAGTTACTAGCCGTCATAACCGAATTTCAAACTTCAATTCTTGATAATTTGCAAGTCAGTCCCTGCACTTGTGACTTATTCATTCGTGCATCCACTGTCAAcacttattattttataatcatttattttattaaaaaaatcaatgaaGCGACAAACTAATTGCTAAACAAAAAGAATATGCAATAGTCCTTTCTAGAGTTATTCAATCGAAATTCGGGCAGTCCTATTCAATCGTGGGTTAATACTTACTCGTTCCGTCCATCATTTAAAAAGCCACTTTGACTCTATATAAactttaagaaattatttaattttattaagaaaaataaaatagagaaataaatgtaatatgagatccacttttaatttttagtataaaAAGTTAGTCGAATATTAATCCACAtatcaaaatggaaaaagtataaataattctttaaattGTTGACAATTCAAAATTGCAAAATGACCTCTATCCAtaaataattctttaaattgttgaaaattcaaaatggcaaaatgacctggagggagtaatagaatTGAAATTTTAGCCTGTAAAAAATTTTACTCCATATTTCTTATTAGTCCACCAAATTTAGCAGACTACTCGGTAACTCGGATGAAGCTACAAATTTTGAGCTGAATTTGCTTCCCAGAGTTATACTATTCTATACAAtctcaataaataaaatcttaaGAAAAGTAGGTAGCACAAAATTTACCCAACAGGAATGAATCTGgacgctcctcctcctccttctcgATAAATAGAGACACCATTCCACAACTCTCTCACCAAACCCAAAGCCTTCATTCAGTCTTCACATTCTAATCTCTCCCCAAAATCAATATTCACCAAATGGCCACCCTCAACCCCACCATGCCTACCAAGAAACGCCcgctctcctcctcctccgcccccTTCTCCGCCTCCAAGAAGCACCACCCCCTCGCCGAGGACCCCGCCGCGGCGCTCGCCAACGCCCGCCACGAGTTCGGCGAGCACGGCGGCGTCAACATGTCGATCGAGGCCTCCGCCACCTTCACCGTGATGGAGCCCGAGACCATGCGCCGCATGTTCTCCGGCGAGCTCGGCCCCGACCGCGACTTTTTCATCTACAGCCGCCACTTCAACCCCACCGTCCTCGGCCTCGGCCGCCTTATGGCCGCCATGGAGGGCACCGAGGCCGCCTACTGCACCGCCTCCGGCATGTCCGCCGTCTCCTCCGTCCTCCTCCAGCTCTGCAGCGCCGGTGGCCACGTCGTCGCCTCCCGCACCCTCTACGGCGGGACCCACACCCTCCTCGCCAACTTCCTCCCCCGCACCTCCAACATTACGACGTCGTTTGTCGACATCCGCGACCACGACGCCGTGAACCAGGCCATGGTCCGCGGCAAGACTAATGTGCTCTACTTCGAGACCATGTCTAATCCTACGCTCACTGTTGCTAACGTGCCCGAGCTCTGCAGGATGGCGCACGATAAAGGGATCACCGTTGTCGTCGACAACACCTTCTCGCCGATGGTCGTCTCCCCGGCCAGGCTCGGCGCCGACGTCGTTTTGCATAGTATGTCCAAGTTCATTAGCGGAGGCGCCGATTTAATCGCGGGTACATTTTATTCCTTTAATTAATTGCGTATATTGTTTCGTTTTCTCCTCTTTTCTATTTCTATTCACATAAGCAAATTAAATACGtctatatattaattaattaattaatcctcTAGTTAGTAATTAGTATGAGTATGTCAATTCAAATACTTCTCGACATATTACATTTTCTGGTATGTGCGAACCAAGCCTAAATTAGGCGAGACATGTTAGGTGTTTGTAACACTCACTCCACCTTAATTAGATCATATTTTGATGTGACAGCTAACGTTTTATATATTTGGATACGATAAAATATGGTTCTTTATTAATTTGCTTCCATCATCACTCGCGATCCTTGTATTTTTTTGGGCTTTGTGGGGCTCATCTCTGCTTTCTTGATAAGCTTACTTGCTATGTGtggaatttttatttgattgtggGAAAGCGTTTGTCCTAAAGTTGATGGCACTGATTCATGGGCACCTTGTGACATGATGATGTCCTTCTTAGATAaacgaaaaaataaaataagcaacttaaaagaaaaaaagaaggcATTGCACCACTTTTGTCCATAAATTGTGTGTTTGTGTCTTATCATAATGCAATCCATCCATTTAGCTTGTGACATTGAATTATTGAGGGCCGTGGCATAATTTGagctaataaaataaaacactgGATTGGAACAGGGGCAGTGTGTGGGCCAGCCAGTTTAGTGAACTCAATGATGGACACTCACCAAGGGAGCCTGATGCTGTTGGGGCCCACTATGAACCCGAAAGTGGCGTCCGAGCTGGCGGGGAGGCTCCCACACCTAGGGCTAAGGATGAAGGAGCACTCCAACCGCGCCCTCGTGTATGCCACGAGGATGCGGAAGGCGGGACTAAAGGTCATCTACCCGGGGCTGGAGGACCACCCGGACCATGCCACGCTTAAGTCCATGGCCACCAAGGAGTACGGGTACGGAGGGCTCCTATGCGTGGACATGGAGACGGAGGAGAGGGCCAACCGGCTAATGAACCTGCTACAGAACTGCAGCCAGTTCGGGCTAATGGCGGTGAGCTTGGGATACTACGAGACCCTCATGTCCTGCTCGGGGAGCAGCACGAGCAGTGAGCTGAGCCAGGAGGAGAAGGAGCTGGCCGGGATCTCGCCCGGGCTTGTTAGGATGTCGATTGGGTTTAATGGCACGTTGGAACAGAAGTGGAGCCAATTCGAGAAGGCGTTGTCTAGAATGCAGGATCCAAAATTTGTTCAATAATGTGTAGGCCTAAGGGGGTGTGGATATTATGTAACTAGTGGGAATAACATCTTTTCTATTGTTTATGGTTTATCTTTAATCATTGTgcctatttttcttttgtttccaCTTCACATGTAATTACtaacaaataaacaaaatggTTGGCCTAATTAATCCGATCTCACGGGAGAAATAGTAACATAGCCCAAGAATCAGATGGTAAAAGGCTTTGGCAGCTTATGAAAGTACTCCATATCTGTCTGTATAATACACTATGTTAAACTAATTAAATGTGTACCGGTAGTAAATCTGTACCTctattaatatacatatatatatagccGTAAATTTTCTCAAGATAAAAATAGAACAGCTGGCCATTATTTCTGAAATGAGGTTACTCTTGTATTTTTCTTATGAACAGTTAAAACAATTATAATTGACCTCCTACTTGCCCTTATCAGATTCTATTCTAAAATTTAATGTTTGAAAATGCTAAACTATTTTCTCCtccattcattttttttttgttttcaggAAAAGTTTGCATCAGCCATCATGTATTTAGGCCATGTAGTGAAGGCCAAATTAGAACAGTGGACCTGTTttgtaagaaacaaacaaattagaAATTATGTACACACCAACAATTGTAGTACAAAAATAGATTATCTTACTCCCCCATCAATAGtcatatttttatcatttagAACGTTTACTAAAATTGCAATATCTTTCATAATTTTATGACCTTTCAATACGTCAATTGGAACATTGCTATTCAATTATATGCAATTCTAACACCCTATATTTTTCCCAACAAAATTTATTTGGTAGGTGCGTAGTGTAGTA
This window contains:
- the LOC121759451 gene encoding methionine gamma-lyase-like, translating into MATLNPTMPTKKRPLSSSSAPFSASKKHHPLAEDPAAALANARHEFGEHGGVNMSIEASATFTVMEPETMRRMFSGELGPDRDFFIYSRHFNPTVLGLGRLMAAMEGTEAAYCTASGMSAVSSVLLQLCSAGGHVVASRTLYGGTHTLLANFLPRTSNITTSFVDIRDHDAVNQAMVRGKTNVLYFETMSNPTLTVANVPELCRMAHDKGITVVVDNTFSPMVVSPARLGADVVLHSMSKFISGGADLIAGAVCGPASLVNSMMDTHQGSLMLLGPTMNPKVASELAGRLPHLGLRMKEHSNRALVYATRMRKAGLKVIYPGLEDHPDHATLKSMATKEYGYGGLLCVDMETEERANRLMNLLQNCSQFGLMAVSLGYYETLMSCSGSSTSSELSQEEKELAGISPGLVRMSIGFNGTLEQKWSQFEKALSRMQDPKFVQ